From Cellulosimicrobium cellulans, the proteins below share one genomic window:
- a CDS encoding YnfA family protein: protein MDLARSIPLFVLAALLEIGGAWLVWQGLREHRGWLWIGAGVVALGLYGVVATLQPDANFGRILAAYGGVFVAGSLAWGMVVDGFRPDRWDVVGALLCLAGVAVIMYAPRPE, encoded by the coding sequence ATGGACCTCGCGCGCTCGATCCCGCTGTTCGTGCTCGCCGCGCTGCTGGAGATCGGCGGGGCGTGGCTCGTGTGGCAGGGACTGCGCGAGCACCGCGGCTGGCTGTGGATCGGGGCGGGCGTCGTCGCGCTCGGGCTCTACGGCGTCGTCGCGACGCTGCAGCCCGACGCGAACTTCGGCCGCATCCTCGCCGCGTACGGCGGGGTGTTCGTCGCCGGCTCGCTCGCGTGGGGCATGGTCGTGGACGGCTTCCGCCCGGACCGCTGGGACGTCGTCGGCGCGCTGCTCTGCCTCGCCGGCGTCGCGGTCATCATGTACGCGCCGCGCCCGGAGTAG
- a CDS encoding NAD(P)/FAD-dependent oxidoreductase — MSTTSRPRPRTHRPRSASPGRAPRTAVVVGAGMVGLATAWHLQEQGVEVTVVDREGVAAGSSWGNAGWLTPGMAMPLADPSLWTYGPRALLDPAAPLHVPLRFDPRLWAFFARFMAHATQRRWDHAMAALTPIDRVALGAFDELAVGGSLGHGVEAGTTPGPFTVAFEHVREARPFLRELEHVAAAGQTVPVRRVEAGERAHQLTDSVSTVYALEGQRFLEPGPFVHALADSVRARGGRILTGLEVLDVEPGRLGACVYARAVHPDAAAHPALVGAAGDPGLAGARDTSRASDAVGHDAGASRRAGSPAEREEGVVLRGDAVVLATGAWLPTLAAPLGVRTRVQAGRGYSFTVKTDEPVETPIYLPARRVACTPYQGRFRIAGTMEFRGPDEPLQPRRIEAILASVRHLFQGVDLDDRHDEWVGSRPVTPDGLPLVGATRTPGVYAAGGHGMWGIVLGPATGRALAHLITTGKTPDEIRPFDPLR, encoded by the coding sequence GTGAGCACGACCTCTCGTCCCCGTCCCCGCACCCACCGCCCCCGGTCCGCGTCGCCGGGCCGAGCGCCCCGCACGGCGGTCGTCGTCGGCGCCGGGATGGTCGGCCTCGCGACCGCCTGGCACCTCCAGGAGCAGGGTGTCGAGGTCACCGTCGTCGACCGCGAGGGCGTCGCCGCCGGATCCTCGTGGGGCAACGCCGGGTGGCTCACCCCCGGCATGGCGATGCCGCTCGCCGACCCGTCCCTGTGGACGTACGGACCGCGCGCCCTCCTCGACCCCGCGGCACCCCTGCACGTGCCGCTGCGGTTCGACCCGCGCCTGTGGGCGTTCTTCGCACGCTTCATGGCGCACGCGACGCAGCGCCGCTGGGACCACGCGATGGCGGCCCTCACCCCGATCGACCGCGTCGCGCTCGGCGCGTTCGACGAGCTCGCCGTGGGCGGCAGCCTCGGCCACGGCGTCGAGGCGGGGACCACGCCCGGACCGTTCACCGTCGCGTTCGAGCACGTGCGCGAGGCGCGGCCGTTCCTCCGCGAGCTCGAGCACGTCGCCGCGGCAGGGCAGACCGTCCCGGTCCGGCGCGTCGAGGCCGGCGAACGCGCCCACCAGCTCACCGACAGCGTCTCCACCGTGTACGCCCTCGAGGGCCAGCGCTTCCTCGAGCCGGGACCGTTCGTCCACGCCCTCGCCGACTCCGTGCGCGCCCGCGGCGGGCGCATCCTCACCGGGCTCGAGGTCCTCGACGTCGAGCCCGGCCGCCTCGGCGCGTGCGTCTACGCGCGGGCCGTGCACCCCGACGCCGCCGCACACCCGGCGCTCGTCGGCGCGGCGGGGGACCCCGGGCTCGCCGGGGCGAGGGACACGAGCAGGGCGAGCGACGCCGTCGGGCACGACGCCGGGGCGTCGCGCCGGGCCGGGTCCCCCGCCGAGCGCGAGGAGGGGGTGGTGCTGCGCGGCGACGCCGTCGTGCTCGCGACGGGTGCGTGGCTGCCGACGCTCGCCGCGCCGCTCGGCGTCCGCACGCGCGTCCAGGCCGGGCGCGGCTACTCGTTCACCGTGAAGACGGACGAGCCCGTCGAGACGCCGATCTACCTGCCCGCGCGCCGCGTCGCGTGCACCCCGTACCAGGGGCGGTTCCGCATCGCCGGGACCATGGAGTTCCGCGGCCCGGACGAGCCGCTCCAGCCGCGCCGCATCGAGGCGATCCTCGCGTCCGTGCGGCACCTGTTCCAGGGCGTCGACCTCGACGACCGTCACGACGAGTGGGTCGGGTCGCGCCCCGTCACGCCCGACGGCCTGCCGCTCGTCGGCGCGACCCGCACCCCCGGCGTCTACGCCGCGGGCGGCCACGGCATGTGGGGCATCGTCCTCGGCCCGGCGACGGGCCGCGCCCTCGCCCACCTGATCACGACCGGCAAGACCCCGGACGAGATCCGCCCCTTCGACCCCCTGCGCTGA
- a CDS encoding RDD family protein, whose translation MAIDAPTGRGPTRDVGAGDLDPALPGLGPEPTREAYASWSRRVVASLLDTAIVATVLFLAVGPAYDVAWLPGIRFGVAADTMVPGGTWWALGASAALFALQGWTGATPGKRTVGIVVVHDATGRPAGVIRTVLRQPAHILDAILYIGFLRPLWHAQRRTFADSLCSTVVLRQVRPPVPFLGPGTGLGGPMPSRTVTGAAAVLSVGSAVFILGPSTSATGDSWTSTCTPTVVDTSPLTVGDVQVVNWSIPATESRWGVTRTAPAAVGVGTPDGTENGTETGFDASFAADLDLDATLDEPLDAALVLRLESWQGDDLGTFESPFRVEQLPDGSTEWEVVAPTPDGSGLDAVHVPAATVTALPTAWRWEASVVVEGDTVATCGGRGPS comes from the coding sequence GTGGCCATCGACGCCCCGACCGGCAGGGGGCCGACGCGCGACGTCGGAGCCGGAGACCTCGATCCGGCGCTGCCCGGACTCGGTCCGGAGCCGACGCGCGAGGCGTACGCGAGCTGGTCCCGTCGCGTCGTCGCATCGCTGCTCGACACCGCGATCGTCGCGACGGTGCTGTTCCTCGCGGTCGGGCCCGCCTACGACGTGGCCTGGCTCCCGGGGATCAGATTCGGCGTGGCCGCGGACACGATGGTCCCCGGCGGGACATGGTGGGCTCTCGGCGCCTCGGCCGCGCTCTTCGCCCTCCAGGGGTGGACGGGAGCGACCCCGGGCAAGCGGACCGTGGGCATCGTCGTCGTGCACGACGCCACCGGACGGCCCGCCGGCGTGATCCGCACCGTCCTGCGACAGCCGGCCCACATCCTCGACGCGATCCTGTACATCGGCTTCCTCCGCCCGCTGTGGCACGCGCAGCGTCGGACGTTCGCCGACTCGCTGTGCAGCACGGTCGTGCTGCGGCAGGTCCGCCCGCCCGTGCCGTTCCTCGGCCCTGGCACCGGGCTCGGGGGCCCGATGCCGTCGCGCACCGTCACGGGTGCCGCGGCGGTCCTGTCCGTGGGGAGCGCGGTGTTCATCCTCGGTCCCTCGACGTCCGCCACGGGGGACTCGTGGACGTCGACCTGCACGCCGACCGTGGTGGACACGTCCCCGCTGACGGTCGGCGACGTGCAGGTCGTCAACTGGTCGATACCCGCCACGGAGTCCCGGTGGGGCGTGACCCGGACGGCCCCCGCGGCGGTCGGCGTCGGCACTCCGGACGGTACCGAGAACGGCACCGAGACCGGCTTCGACGCGTCGTTCGCGGCAGACCTGGACCTGGACGCCACGCTCGACGAGCCTCTCGACGCTGCGCTCGTCCTGCGCCTCGAGTCGTGGCAGGGCGACGACCTCGGCACGTTCGAATCGCCGTTCCGGGTCGAGCAGCTCCCCGACGGCAGCACCGAGTGGGAGGTCGTCGCGCCGACGCCCGACGGCTCGGGTCTCGACGCGGTCCACGTCCCGGCCGCGACGGTCACCGCGCTCCCGACGGCGTGGCGCTGGGAGGCCTCGGTCGTCGTCGAGGGCGATACCGTCGCGACGTGCGGAGGCCGCGGCCCGTCCTGA
- a CDS encoding DUF4240 domain-containing protein encodes MDRETFWEIVDAARDRAGTGADDRGAEDDPLPGALTDLLVERLTADEMLAFVDVAGGLAHDAYAWPLWGAAYLVEGGCSDDGFLDFRDGLLLAGRATFERALSDPDSLADHPVVAALVDGGSAWFGYESLDSLVGDAWSLATGEDDEAYYAARERTATGHARSEPAGEQWDFDDDAENARRLPRLTALFGA; translated from the coding sequence ATGGATCGAGAGACCTTCTGGGAGATCGTCGACGCCGCGCGTGACCGGGCGGGCACGGGTGCCGACGACCGCGGTGCGGAGGACGACCCGCTTCCCGGCGCCCTGACCGACCTTCTCGTCGAGCGGCTCACCGCGGACGAGATGCTCGCGTTCGTCGACGTGGCGGGCGGCCTGGCGCACGACGCGTACGCGTGGCCGCTGTGGGGCGCCGCGTACCTCGTCGAGGGCGGGTGCAGCGACGACGGCTTCCTGGACTTCCGCGACGGGCTCCTCCTCGCGGGCCGCGCGACGTTCGAGCGCGCGCTGTCGGACCCGGACTCCCTCGCCGACCACCCGGTGGTCGCCGCCCTGGTCGACGGCGGGTCCGCCTGGTTCGGGTACGAGTCGCTGGACTCGCTCGTCGGCGACGCGTGGTCGCTCGCGACGGGCGAGGACGACGAGGCGTACTACGCGGCACGCGAGCGGACGGCCACCGGGCACGCGCGCAGCGAGCCCGCCGGCGAGCAGTGGGACTTCGACGACGACGCGGAGAACGCGCGCCGACTCCCGCGGCTCACGGCCCTGTTCGGGGCGTGA
- a CDS encoding FAD-binding oxidoreductase, with amino-acid sequence MTTSATTLPPTDVAALRDRVAGRVLARGDLPDGGPTAAEAVAAHSTLVTHDPDLAVLAATEDDVVEAVRFAAHHGLRVRAHATGHGAAAPITDGLVLGTGDLAGVEVDPGTRVARIAAGTRWKAVVEAGAEHGLLPVTGSSTGVGVVGYTLGGGFGPLTRSHGLTTDWVRGFRVVLADGSVVEASADSEPDLFWALRGGKGGLGVVTRVDVELAPLRTLYAGALTFDAPHIEDVLRGWVAWTATAPDDVTTSAVVLALPDLPFIPEHLRGRTVLALRFAYPGDAAEGERLAAPLRALAPVLADTVGEIPTTAVATIHSDPEDAGPSWVYGAGLRAVDGDFLDRFLAELGPGSGSPFVAAELRHVGAAGARDVDGGSAAGGRTAGFLFSLVGVNPPRVPDMVDAAASFAQWSQQWAATETNINFLPGPWTDETLARAWSPETAARLASVRSAYDPTELFAWRV; translated from the coding sequence ATGACCACCTCTGCCACCACGCTCCCGCCCACCGACGTCGCCGCGCTGCGCGACCGCGTCGCGGGCCGCGTCCTCGCCCGCGGCGACCTGCCCGACGGCGGCCCGACCGCCGCGGAGGCCGTCGCCGCCCACAGCACGCTCGTCACGCACGACCCCGACCTCGCGGTGCTCGCCGCGACCGAGGACGACGTCGTCGAGGCGGTCCGGTTCGCGGCCCACCACGGGCTGCGCGTGCGCGCCCACGCGACGGGCCACGGCGCGGCCGCCCCGATCACGGACGGCCTGGTCCTCGGGACGGGCGACCTCGCCGGCGTCGAGGTCGACCCGGGGACCCGGGTCGCGCGCATCGCCGCGGGCACGCGCTGGAAGGCCGTCGTCGAGGCGGGCGCGGAGCACGGTCTGCTCCCGGTCACCGGGTCCTCGACGGGCGTCGGCGTCGTCGGGTACACGCTCGGCGGCGGGTTCGGCCCGCTGACGCGCAGCCACGGGCTCACGACGGACTGGGTCCGCGGGTTCCGGGTCGTGCTGGCCGACGGTTCGGTCGTCGAGGCGAGCGCGGACTCCGAGCCGGACCTGTTCTGGGCGCTGCGCGGCGGTAAGGGCGGCCTCGGCGTGGTGACGCGCGTCGACGTCGAGCTCGCGCCGCTGCGCACGCTGTACGCGGGGGCGCTCACGTTCGACGCACCGCACATCGAGGACGTGCTGCGCGGCTGGGTCGCCTGGACCGCGACCGCGCCCGACGACGTCACGACGTCGGCGGTCGTGCTCGCCCTCCCGGACCTGCCGTTCATCCCGGAGCACCTGCGCGGTCGCACGGTGCTCGCGCTGCGCTTCGCCTACCCGGGCGACGCCGCGGAAGGCGAGCGCCTCGCCGCGCCGTTGCGGGCGCTCGCCCCGGTCCTGGCCGACACGGTCGGCGAGATCCCGACGACCGCCGTCGCGACGATCCACTCCGACCCCGAGGACGCGGGCCCGTCGTGGGTCTACGGCGCGGGCCTGCGGGCGGTGGACGGGGACTTCCTCGACCGGTTCCTCGCGGAGCTCGGGCCCGGCAGCGGGTCGCCGTTCGTGGCGGCGGAGCTGCGCCACGTCGGCGCGGCCGGCGCTCGCGACGTCGACGGCGGGTCCGCCGCGGGCGGGCGCACGGCCGGATTCCTGTTCAGCCTGGTCGGCGTCAACCCGCCGCGCGTGCCGGACATGGTCGACGCCGCGGCGTCGTTCGCGCAGTGGTCGCAGCAGTGGGCCGCGACGGAGACCAACATCAACTTCCTGCCCGGCCCGTGGACGGACGAGACGCTCGCCCGGGCGTGGTCGCCGGAGACGGCGGCGCGCCTCGCGTCGGTGCGGTCGGCCTACGATCCGACGGAGCTGTTCGCCTGGCGGGTCTGA
- a CDS encoding protein-tyrosine phosphatase family protein has product MGSWERGDGVVELPDGRRVRGRGLRSGPPGPDDAPELGVYLTGTPPPATAWESRWVRWPDFALPRSTPDAVETLREAYDRAADERVEVACGGGTGRTGTALALLAVWGGVRPDDAVAWVRAHYRPRAVETPWQRRWVRRAGARAVP; this is encoded by the coding sequence ATGGGTTCGTGGGAACGGGGCGACGGCGTCGTGGAGCTGCCGGACGGGCGCCGGGTGCGGGGCCGCGGGCTCCGGTCCGGGCCGCCCGGGCCGGACGACGCGCCGGAGCTCGGCGTCTACCTCACCGGGACGCCGCCGCCGGCCACGGCGTGGGAGTCGCGCTGGGTCCGGTGGCCCGACTTCGCGCTGCCGCGGTCCACTCCGGACGCCGTCGAGACGCTCCGCGAGGCCTACGACCGGGCGGCGGACGAGCGCGTGGAGGTCGCCTGCGGTGGTGGGACCGGCCGGACCGGCACGGCGCTCGCGCTCCTCGCCGTCTGGGGCGGCGTCCGTCCCGACGACGCCGTGGCCTGGGTCCGCGCGCACTACCGGCCGCGCGCCGTCGAGACGCCGTGGCAGCGACGCTGGGTCCGCCGCGCCGGGGCCCGGGCGGTCCCGTAG
- a CDS encoding Lrp/AsnC family transcriptional regulator yields MPKDLRPVVLDDVDRRILDVLATDARATNAAIAARVGIAASTCHARVRALVDRGVIRGFRADVDPAALGRGLEALIAIRLQAGARKGLEAFRDYLLTLPDVEGVFFVTGDRDFLLHVAVADSDALRDLVSKTLSVRPEVAGTSTTVIFEHARP; encoded by the coding sequence GTGCCGAAGGATCTTCGACCCGTCGTCCTGGACGACGTCGACCGCCGCATCCTCGACGTCCTCGCGACCGACGCGCGGGCGACGAACGCGGCGATCGCGGCCCGCGTCGGCATCGCCGCGTCGACGTGCCACGCGCGCGTGCGCGCCCTCGTGGACCGGGGCGTGATCCGCGGCTTCCGGGCCGACGTCGACCCGGCCGCGCTCGGCCGCGGGCTCGAGGCGCTCATCGCGATCCGGCTCCAGGCGGGCGCGCGCAAGGGCCTCGAGGCGTTCCGCGACTACCTGCTCACGCTGCCCGACGTCGAGGGCGTCTTCTTCGTCACCGGCGACCGCGACTTCCTCCTGCACGTCGCCGTCGCCGACTCCGACGCCCTGCGCGACCTGGTCTCCAAGACGCTCAGCGTGCGGCCCGAGGTCGCGGGGACCAGCACCACAGTGATCTTCGAGCACGCGCGCCCCTGA
- a CDS encoding MerR family transcriptional regulator — protein MRIGELSRRTGTPTRLLRYYEEQGLFTPERAENGYREYGEHLVDRVLQIRGLLEVGFTTKIIKEFLPCLGNAPEIHLHNAYPDKIALLETELARLEDRLRILEKNRDAIADYLERIRPFAQRPQDRVPAPAQPAVVP, from the coding sequence GTGCGGATCGGCGAGCTGTCCCGGCGCACCGGGACCCCGACGCGGCTCCTGCGGTACTACGAGGAGCAGGGCCTGTTCACGCCGGAGCGGGCCGAGAACGGGTACCGCGAGTACGGCGAGCACCTGGTCGACCGCGTGCTCCAGATCCGCGGGCTGCTCGAGGTCGGATTCACGACGAAGATCATCAAGGAGTTCCTGCCCTGCCTCGGCAACGCGCCGGAGATCCACCTGCACAACGCCTACCCGGACAAGATCGCGCTCCTGGAGACCGAGCTCGCGCGCCTGGAGGACCGCCTCCGCATCCTCGAGAAGAACCGCGACGCCATCGCCGACTACCTCGAGCGCATCCGCCCGTTCGCTCAGCGCCCCCAGGACCGCGTCCCGGCGCCCGCACAGCCCGCCGTCGTCCCCTGA
- a CDS encoding alkaline phosphatase family protein, with product MRPRNGAAIAIASCLAAMLLPTLPATAGTEPDPAQGTEEAGVTVLAREDFDSLAPSLRPRVDETHVPAGLLGWTPDAPTGWTVTNDPSMAGKGKAEWRGWTFATPEFWAAAQTGQGREQFTKASGVLAVADDDEWDDGNSPGEQLFASTLTSPGIAVTGGSTVHVSFDSSYRQTGPQVAALEVSFDGAAPQRLFEYSTAVLGDQVYLQDRTLTQPVAVPARATTMRLSWVVEKATNDWYWAVDDVAVTDTPPPGAESPLPPPPLGPADVPDGISDRKVLFIDFDGVRLDKLREYDTPNLDALAARGQLGVSYLQDNLLGPTVSGHGHANLLTGVWVDKHRSPDNNFTDPNFDEYPDVLTRLEQVDPGFSTFSTADWVPVNQHLIQSADVEITQRGLSAAATDQQSVDDAVEVLSTRDPDAMVVYLHDGDATGHAYTAESPQYRTTIERLDRQVGELVAAVEARETYAAEDWLVVASTDHGFTGYGHGGDQHLTRKIWILAAGGDVPVTGTAPREWRQVDVVPTILRHLGVAIDPAWGLDGVPIGTPSTDPFDAVAPSFQGVVDEPAKPQDTAGWTKETPAGWTIDERTEGGVTEYRGWSFMTGEFWTTSEEGQGRGSFVRGRDVIAVADPDEWNDKGDPVGAGKRFDSTLWSPWQDVAAGGAVDLTFTHHYRQVATGEPQRADVVAEYDDGTQQVLWSRDAAQGAALETSQEVALSTTAPASGARQVRIGWRLHDGGNNGYWAVDAPEVRADAPEGPAVDLAVQAAPRCLAGKVYVAVRAVNAGDVPVDVTLATPFGTRRVEDVAPGASAYQSFASRTTAVPAGEAVVSGTVTAARDGAGDTESRDVVADYAATTC from the coding sequence ATGCGACCACGCAACGGAGCTGCGATCGCGATCGCGAGCTGTCTCGCGGCGATGCTCCTGCCGACGCTCCCGGCCACGGCCGGGACGGAACCCGACCCCGCGCAGGGCACGGAGGAGGCCGGGGTCACGGTCCTCGCCCGCGAGGACTTCGACTCCCTGGCCCCCTCTCTGCGCCCGCGCGTCGACGAGACGCACGTGCCGGCCGGCCTGCTCGGCTGGACACCCGACGCCCCGACGGGATGGACCGTCACGAACGACCCGTCCATGGCCGGCAAGGGCAAGGCCGAGTGGCGCGGCTGGACCTTCGCCACCCCGGAGTTCTGGGCGGCGGCGCAGACCGGGCAGGGCCGTGAGCAGTTCACCAAGGCCTCCGGCGTGCTCGCCGTCGCGGACGACGACGAGTGGGACGACGGCAACTCGCCTGGCGAGCAGCTCTTCGCCAGCACGCTCACGTCCCCGGGCATCGCCGTGACCGGGGGCTCGACCGTGCACGTGAGCTTCGACTCGAGCTACCGCCAGACGGGGCCGCAGGTCGCCGCGCTCGAGGTGTCGTTCGACGGCGCCGCCCCGCAGCGCCTGTTCGAGTACTCGACGGCCGTGCTCGGCGACCAGGTGTACCTGCAGGACCGCACGCTCACCCAGCCGGTCGCGGTCCCCGCCCGCGCGACGACCATGCGGCTCTCGTGGGTCGTGGAGAAGGCGACCAACGACTGGTACTGGGCCGTCGACGACGTCGCCGTCACCGACACCCCGCCGCCGGGCGCCGAGTCGCCCCTGCCGCCGCCCCCGCTCGGCCCGGCGGACGTCCCGGACGGGATCAGCGACCGCAAGGTCCTGTTCATCGACTTCGACGGCGTCCGGCTCGACAAGCTGCGCGAGTACGACACCCCGAACCTCGACGCGCTCGCCGCGCGCGGCCAGCTCGGCGTGTCCTACCTGCAGGACAACCTGCTGGGGCCGACGGTCTCCGGCCACGGCCACGCGAACCTGCTCACCGGCGTCTGGGTGGACAAGCACCGCTCGCCGGACAACAACTTCACCGACCCGAACTTCGACGAGTACCCCGACGTCCTCACCCGCCTGGAACAGGTGGACCCCGGGTTCTCCACGTTCTCGACCGCCGACTGGGTCCCGGTCAACCAGCACCTCATCCAGTCCGCGGACGTGGAGATCACGCAGCGCGGCCTCTCCGCGGCGGCGACGGACCAGCAGAGCGTGGACGACGCCGTCGAGGTGCTCTCGACGCGCGACCCCGACGCGATGGTCGTCTACCTCCACGACGGCGACGCGACCGGGCACGCGTACACGGCCGAGTCGCCGCAGTACAGGACGACGATCGAGCGGCTCGACCGGCAGGTCGGCGAGCTCGTCGCGGCCGTCGAGGCGCGCGAGACGTACGCCGCGGAGGACTGGCTGGTCGTCGCCTCCACCGACCACGGCTTCACCGGCTACGGGCACGGCGGCGACCAGCACCTCACGCGCAAGATCTGGATCCTCGCCGCGGGAGGGGACGTCCCGGTCACGGGCACCGCGCCGCGCGAGTGGCGCCAGGTCGACGTCGTGCCGACGATCCTGCGCCACCTCGGCGTGGCGATCGACCCGGCCTGGGGGCTCGACGGCGTCCCGATCGGCACGCCGTCGACCGACCCGTTCGACGCCGTCGCACCGTCCTTCCAGGGCGTCGTGGACGAGCCGGCCAAGCCGCAGGACACCGCCGGCTGGACCAAGGAGACCCCCGCCGGCTGGACGATCGACGAGCGCACCGAGGGCGGCGTGACCGAGTACCGCGGGTGGTCGTTCATGACCGGCGAGTTCTGGACCACGAGCGAGGAGGGACAGGGCCGCGGCTCGTTCGTCCGCGGCCGGGACGTGATCGCCGTGGCCGACCCCGACGAGTGGAACGACAAGGGAGACCCCGTGGGCGCGGGGAAGCGGTTCGACTCCACGCTCTGGTCGCCGTGGCAGGACGTCGCCGCCGGCGGCGCGGTGGACCTCACGTTCACGCACCACTACCGCCAGGTCGCCACGGGCGAGCCGCAGCGCGCCGACGTCGTCGCCGAGTACGACGACGGCACGCAGCAGGTGCTGTGGAGCCGGGACGCCGCCCAGGGCGCCGCGCTCGAGACCAGCCAGGAGGTCGCGCTCTCGACGACGGCCCCCGCGTCGGGCGCGCGGCAGGTGCGGATCGGCTGGCGCCTGCACGACGGCGGGAACAACGGCTACTGGGCCGTCGACGCGCCCGAGGTCCGGGCCGACGCTCCCGAGGGCCCCGCGGTCGACCTCGCCGTCCAGGCGGCGCCGCGCTGCCTCGCGGGCAAGGTCTACGTCGCCGTACGGGCGGTGAACGCGGGCGACGTCCCGGTGGACGTCACGCTGGCCACCCCGTTCGGCACCCGACGCGTCGAGGACGTCGCGCCGGGCGCGAGCGCGTACCAGTCGTTCGCGAGCCGCACGACGGCGGTCCCGGCCGGCGAGGCCGTCGTCTCCGGCACCGTCACGGCAGCCCGGGACGGTGCCGGTGACACGGAGAGCAGGGATGTGGTCGCCGACTACGCGGCGACCACCTGCTGA
- a CDS encoding GNAT family N-acetyltransferase: MDVRLRGLADGDLDRLFGWERDPAAVALAAFTRADPSDRAAFDRHYERIRADPTCTVLAVEHAGELVGTIGSFTMEGEREVTYWVDPALWGRGIASAALAAFLAVERERPLMARVAVHNVGSARVLTRAGFVEGGRETSYAPGVGSDVVEQLYRLDS; the protein is encoded by the coding sequence ATGGACGTTCGACTGCGCGGCCTCGCGGACGGTGACCTGGACCGGCTCTTCGGGTGGGAGCGCGACCCCGCCGCCGTCGCGCTGGCGGCGTTCACGCGGGCCGACCCGTCGGACCGCGCCGCGTTCGACCGTCACTACGAGCGCATCCGCGCGGACCCGACGTGCACGGTGCTGGCCGTCGAGCACGCCGGGGAGCTCGTCGGGACGATCGGGAGCTTCACCATGGAGGGGGAGCGGGAGGTCACGTACTGGGTCGACCCGGCGCTGTGGGGACGGGGGATCGCGTCGGCCGCCCTGGCGGCCTTCCTGGCGGTCGAGCGCGAACGACCGCTGATGGCGCGCGTCGCCGTCCACAACGTGGGGTCCGCCAGGGTCCTGACCCGCGCCGGGTTCGTGGAGGGCGGGCGCGAGACGTCGTACGCCCCGGGCGTGGGCTCCGACGTGGTCGAGCAGCTCTACCGCCTGGACTCGTGA
- a CDS encoding MFS transporter, with protein sequence MSTTSTPTTSPAATVPDRGTTTADAARPAGARGPGTLPVGALLALAASGFLTLLTEILPAGVLPAMAADLGVGAGAAGQTVTAFAVGAIVAAIPLTRATARWDRRTLLLVTVAGFVVANTVTAVSSSFALTLVARFAAGLVAGLTWALLPGYVRRIVPADRVGRAMTIAMAGGPLALTLGVPAGAVLGAAVGWRWTFGVLSLVGLGLLAWVRLGVPAAAGTPRGAQLPIRAVLPRPGLRPVLLVTGLNVLANTSLYTYVAIHLAHLGQGSRTSALLLVLGAASAGALVLVGALIDHRLRALTLGSVVVFALAMLVLGLAPTSTVIVVLAVAAWGAAFGGAGTLYTTAAARAAGDGADVAQSALVTVWNTSVALGGAVGGAALAVAGPAGLPWVSLALMVPVLATVVAGRRHSFR encoded by the coding sequence ATGTCCACGACGAGCACACCCACCACCTCCCCCGCGGCGACCGTCCCGGACCGCGGCACCACCACAGCCGACGCCGCTCGTCCCGCGGGCGCGCGCGGACCGGGCACGCTGCCGGTCGGCGCCCTCCTCGCGCTCGCGGCGTCGGGGTTCCTCACGCTGCTCACCGAGATCCTCCCCGCGGGCGTGCTGCCCGCCATGGCCGCCGACCTCGGCGTCGGCGCCGGTGCCGCCGGGCAGACCGTCACGGCGTTCGCGGTCGGCGCCATCGTCGCCGCGATCCCGCTCACGCGCGCCACGGCGCGGTGGGACCGCCGCACCCTGCTGCTCGTGACGGTCGCCGGGTTCGTCGTCGCGAACACCGTCACCGCGGTCTCGTCGTCGTTCGCGCTGACGCTCGTCGCGCGCTTCGCCGCCGGGCTCGTCGCCGGGCTCACGTGGGCGCTCCTGCCCGGGTACGTGCGCCGTATCGTGCCCGCCGACCGTGTCGGGCGCGCCATGACGATCGCGATGGCCGGGGGTCCGCTCGCCCTCACGCTCGGCGTGCCCGCGGGCGCGGTGCTCGGCGCCGCCGTCGGGTGGCGGTGGACGTTCGGCGTCCTCTCGCTCGTCGGCCTCGGCCTGCTCGCCTGGGTGCGACTCGGCGTCCCCGCCGCCGCGGGCACCCCGCGCGGCGCCCAGCTCCCGATCCGCGCCGTGCTCCCCCGTCCCGGGCTGCGGCCCGTGCTCCTCGTGACCGGACTCAACGTGCTCGCCAACACGTCGCTGTACACGTACGTCGCGATCCACCTCGCTCACCTCGGCCAGGGTTCGCGGACCAGCGCGCTGCTGCTCGTGCTCGGCGCGGCGTCCGCGGGCGCGCTCGTGCTCGTCGGGGCGCTCATCGACCACCGGTTGCGTGCGCTCACCCTCGGGTCCGTCGTCGTGTTCGCTCTCGCGATGCTCGTCCTCGGCCTCGCGCCGACGTCGACGGTGATCGTCGTGCTCGCCGTCGCCGCGTGGGGTGCCGCGTTCGGCGGGGCCGGCACCCTCTACACGACCGCCGCCGCCCGGGCCGCGGGCGACGGCGCCGACGTCGCGCAGTCCGCGCTCGTCACCGTCTGGAACACGTCCGTCGCGCTCGGCGGTGCGGTGGGCGGGGCGGCGCTCGCCGTCGCCGGCCCGGCCGGGCTGCCGTGGGTCTCGCTCGCCCTCATGGTCCCGGTCCTGGCGACCGTCGTCGCGGGCCGGCGCCACTCCTTCCGCTGA